The Humulus lupulus chromosome 3, drHumLupu1.1, whole genome shotgun sequence genome window below encodes:
- the LOC133824654 gene encoding FH protein interacting protein FIP2-like, with product MDSDSSSMIRLNIGGKKFYTTIDTLTQREPHSMLAAMFSGRHTVCQDPEKGFVFVDRDGKHFRHILNWLRDGAVPTLKDSQYSELLREAEYYQLLGLMDGINSVLSRKKEDEDLTTDLTRIDIIKCIQSEKVRFRGVNLSGLDLSKLDLSYVDFSYACLRNVFFSRANLQCAKFRDGDAEGAIFHNAILQECEFTGANLRGALLAGASLRSANLQDACLIDSSFCQADLRSAHLQNADLTNANLEGAILEGANLKGAKLSNTNLRGANLQRAYLRQVNLRETHLEGAKLDGANLLGAIR from the exons ATGGACTCAGACTCCTCGTCTATGATTCGTCTCAATATAG GGGGGAAGAAATTTTACACTACTATTGATACGCTGACTCAACGAGAGCCTCATTCCATGCTGGCTGCAATGTTCAGTGGTCGGCATACTGTGTGTCAGGATCCTGAAAAG GGATTTGTATTTGTTGATAGGGATGGAAAACATTTCCGACACATCCTTAATTGGTTAAGGGATGGTGCTGTTCCCACATTAAAAGACTCTCAATATTCAGAGCTTTTGAGGGAGGCAGAATACTATCAGCTACTG GGACTTATGGATGGAATCAATTCTGTGTTAAGTAGAAAGAAGGAGGATGAAGATTTAACTACTGACCTAACACGAATTGATATCATCAAATGTATACAGTCAGAAAAAGTTAGATTTCGAGGTGTTAATCTTTCTGGCCTTGATCTTTCAAAACTG GATTTGTCTTATGTGGACTTCAGCTATGCTTGTCTTAGAAATGTATTCTTCTCACGTGCAAACCTGCAGTGTGCCAAGTTTCGG GATGGGGATGCTGAAGGTGCAATCTTTCATAATGCAATTTTGCAAGA ATGTGAATTTACCGGGGCCAATCTGCGTGGAGCTTTATTAGCTGGTGCTAGTCTTAGGAGTGCAAACCTACAAG ATGCATGTTTAATCGATAGTAGTTTCTGCCAGGCAGACCTTCGTAGTGCACACTTGCAG aATGCGGATCTTACTAATGCCAATTTAGAAGGAGCTATACTAGAAGGAGCCAACTTGAAG GGGGCGAAGTTGAGTAATACCAATTTGAGGGGTGCCAACCTTCAACGAGCTTATTTACGACAAGTGAACTTGAGAGAAACG CATTTAGAAGGTGCCAAGCTTGATGGTGCAAATTTACTTGGGGCAATCAGATGA
- the LOC133824653 gene encoding uncharacterized protein LOC133824653, translating to MTTGKILKHLSSIANDVVQRCALTVGVSVEELVEEFESFVWKNNGDDDEDVHGSYGEGYSRRLVEYCSGKAVKEFCQKVDQTIADGSFARFTFDLMLAWELPSSAHEEARTENVGKEREDKKMPPKATLEQDDISLFYSDIMPLLVDNEPSVGEDAFVWFGSLVVLVTDVVNGGFTFEALTASTRNRLHFPAYDKFLKEIDKCMKHLQKQETPSGVELGDDEFILHVEGTASSNRVIRHIGGTSWPGRLTLTNYALYFEASGVITYEDALKIDFSKDIEQSVKPIATGPWGAPLFDKAIVYESSELSEGIVIEFPEITSSTRRDHWLALTREILLLHQFLSTFDVKCPIQAWEMHARTILSTVRLHAAREMLRISPPEPTKFLIFALFDKIPKGDYVLEKIAESLKTVSSGHSCSASSLLRRMNVREAIISSLEEEITKESLRGPLDNITSLETAINKAREEENESAVAKATTEGLKEEGIAESTLVLMELLKPVKNLLPWFQEILMWERPVATLNVMASALMIAYKEWIGKGIAVFLFWVVGYMVQARRNRLGERCNEIVVCKASDKSVRESVVSAQYGLLSVYELVQEANIALLKIQSIFLSKAPKHADMVMVALIGLGVIAAVIPTKYFIMGMILYCFIMTSKIGQRFGNNQGNRRLKEWWDSIPVIPVRVVNEMPDSEPSTST from the exons ATGACCACCGGAAAGATACTGAAGCACCTATCCTCCATTGCCAACGACGTCGTTCAGCGATGCGCCtt GACAGTGGGAGTTTCGGTGGAGGAATTGGTGGAAGAATTTGAAAGTTTTGTATGGAAAAAtaatggtgatgatgatgaggatGTTCATGGGAGTTATGGTGAGGGGTATTCCAGGAGATTGGTGGAGTATTGTAGTGGAAAAGCTGTGAAAGAATTTTGCCAAAAAGTGGATCAAACCATTGCAGATGGCTCTTTTGCTCGATTCACTTTCGATCTCATGCTTGCCTGGGAACTCCCTTCTTCTGCTCACGAAGAAGCTCGTACG GAAAATGTTGGAAAGGAAAGAGAAGACAAGAAGATGCCTCCCAAAGCAACTTTGGAGCAAGACGACATTTCTCTTTTCTATTCAGACATTATGCCACTTctt GTTGATAATGAGCCTAGTGTGGGAGAAGATGCATTTGTATGGTTTGGGTCTCTGGTTGTATTAGTTACAGATGTTGTTAATGGAGGATTTACCTTTGAAGCTCTCACAGCTTCAACCAGAAACCGACTGCATTTTCCTGCCTACGACAAATTTTTGAAGgaaattgacaa ATGCATGAAACACCTGCAAAAACAAGAAACTCCCAGTGGCGTTGAGCTCGGTGACGATGAATTCATACTTCATGTGGAGGGAACCGCCAGTTCAAATAGAGTTATCCGCCACATTGGAGGAACTAGTTGGCCTG GCAGACTTACACTAACCAACTATGCTCTTTACTTTGAGGCATCTGGGGTAATAACATATGAAGATGCACTTAAGATAGATTTCTCAAAGGACATTGAGCAGAGTGTGAAACCAATTGCTACAGGGCCTTGGGGTGCCCCACTTTTCGACAAGGCCATAGTCTACGAGTCGTCTGAGCT ATCAGAGGGAATTGTGATAGAGTTTCCAGAGATAACAAGCTCCACAAGACGTGACCATTGGCTTGCGCTGACAAGGGAGATCCTTCTCCTACACCAGTTTCTATCCACATTCGATGTGAAATGTCCGATCCAAGCCTGGGAGATGCACGCGAGGACAATACTCAGCACAGTAAGGCTCCACGCAGCACGAGAGATGCTAAGAATATCGCCCCCTGAACCAacaaaattcttgatttttgccTTATTTGATAAGATACCAAAGGGCGATTATGTACTAGAAAAGATCGCCGAGAGTCTTAAGACGGTGAGTTCAGGACATTCATGCAGTGCTAGCTCACTCCTGAGGAGGATGAATGTGAGGGAAGCAATCATCTCAAGTTTAGAAGAAGAAATTACAAAAGAAAGTTTAAGAGGCCCATTGGACAACATCACTTCATTGGAAACTGCTATAAATAAAgctagagaagaagagaatgaaaGTGCTGTTGCAAAAGCCACCACAGAGGGCTTAAAAGAAGAAGGAATAGCCGAAAGCACTCTTGTTTTGATG GAGCTGCTAAAGCCAGTTAAAAATTTGCTGCCTTGGTTCCAAGAAATCCTTATGTGGGAAAGACCAGTAGCTACTCTTAATGTGATGGCTTCGGCTCTAATGATAGCATACAA GGAGTGGATTGGCAAGGGAATCGCAGTTTTCTTGTTTTGGGTGGTAGGGTACATGGTTCAGGCGAGACGAAACAGACTCGGCGAGAGATGCAATGAGATAGTAGTTTGCAAAGCCTCTGATAAGAGTGTAAGGGAAAGCGTGGTATCAGCTCAATATGGACTGCTATCAGTTTATGAGTTAGTGCAGGAGGCAAACATAGCATTGTTGAAAATTCAGTCCATCTTCTTATCAAAGGCACCCAAG CATGCAGATATGGTGATGGTGGCTCTAATTGGATTAGGTGTGATAGCTGCAGTGATTCCAACAAAGTATTTCATAATGGGAATGATTTTGTATTGCTTCATTATGACATCAAAAATAGGCCAAAGGTTtgggaacaaccaaggaaatagACGACTGAAAGAATGGTGGGACTCAATTCCAGTGATTCCAGTACGAGTGGTAAACGAGATGCCTGATTCTGAACCTTCTACTTCTACATAG